A window from Sediminispirochaeta bajacaliforniensis DSM 16054 encodes these proteins:
- a CDS encoding pyridoxamine kinase: protein MKNPVPRVAAIHDLSGFGRSSLTIVSPILSTMGVQVCPLPTALLSTQTGGFENYAFFDLTHQMGEIIKHWKSLDIDFQAIYSGFLGSEKQVEIVSDFIVSFRGEDTIVLVDPVMGDDGATYAPIGPFLVSQMRQLVGKADIITPNFTEAMLLLDETYHEKTDLKAVKGYLRRLSEMGPRQVIITSVRTDDTPHISTVVAYDRDDGRFWKVDCSYIPAFYPGTGDIFASVVVGSILQGDSLPIALDRAVQFISVAIRATFGYKIPNREGVLLERVLGNLNIPIVAGSYELIE, encoded by the coding sequence ATGAAGAATCCTGTACCGCGGGTGGCTGCCATCCACGATCTCTCGGGTTTCGGACGGTCGAGTCTTACCATCGTCAGCCCAATTCTATCTACCATGGGAGTGCAGGTCTGTCCCCTGCCTACGGCCCTGCTTTCGACCCAGACGGGCGGCTTTGAAAATTACGCGTTCTTTGATTTGACCCATCAGATGGGAGAGATTATTAAGCATTGGAAAAGCCTCGACATCGATTTTCAGGCCATATACTCGGGATTTCTCGGAAGTGAAAAGCAGGTGGAGATTGTGTCGGATTTTATTGTCTCGTTCCGTGGTGAAGATACGATTGTCCTTGTGGATCCGGTCATGGGGGACGACGGTGCAACCTATGCTCCGATAGGCCCCTTCTTGGTGTCTCAAATGAGGCAACTGGTTGGAAAAGCGGATATCATCACCCCAAATTTTACCGAGGCCATGCTTCTTCTGGATGAAACCTACCATGAGAAAACCGACCTGAAAGCGGTCAAGGGCTATCTTCGGCGTCTCTCGGAGATGGGCCCCCGGCAGGTAATCATTACCAGCGTTCGGACCGACGATACCCCGCATATCTCCACCGTCGTTGCCTACGATAGGGATGACGGTCGGTTCTGGAAGGTCGATTGCAGCTATATCCCGGCCTTCTATCCGGGAACCGGGGATATTTTTGCAAGCGTGGTGGTTGGAAGCATCCTGCAGGGAGACAGTCTGCCAATAGCCCTGGATAGGGCCGTGCAGTTTATCTCTGTTGCCATTCGTGCGACCTTTGGATACAAGATTCCGAACAGGGAGGGGGTTTTGCTGGAACGGGTCCTCGGCAACCTTAACATTCCCATAGTGGCGGGCAGCTATGAGCTTATCGAATAG
- a CDS encoding HhH-GPD family protein — translation MKKDDFRHLIYEFYKKNRRSFPWRETNDPWLILLSEMMLQQTQTSRVATKWESLAGRFPNPRTMADVELTELLSLWSGLGYNRRALALKKIAERAVSAGGSLPDTYDGLVALPMVGPYTAKAVLAFAYNRPVVFIETNIRRIFIHHFFPDQERVTDRQILPLVEETLDRKDPRNWYYALMDYGSALRGVENPNRRSAHYSRQSTFEGSDRQKRGALLRLLTASQGRAKSCKELSTDIDTDQEKTMQLLSALVREGFVAESAEGYRIPS, via the coding sequence ATGAAAAAGGATGATTTTCGCCATCTCATCTACGAGTTCTACAAAAAAAACCGGCGCAGCTTTCCCTGGAGGGAAACAAACGATCCCTGGCTGATCCTGCTTTCCGAGATGATGCTTCAGCAGACCCAAACAAGCAGAGTCGCTACAAAATGGGAGAGCCTTGCCGGGCGTTTCCCCAATCCCCGGACCATGGCAGATGTTGAGCTTACAGAGCTTCTTAGCCTTTGGAGCGGGCTTGGTTATAATAGACGTGCCCTCGCTCTCAAAAAGATTGCCGAACGTGCGGTTTCGGCCGGTGGTTCTTTGCCGGATACCTACGACGGGCTCGTTGCACTTCCGATGGTAGGTCCTTACACGGCAAAGGCGGTGCTTGCCTTTGCCTACAACAGGCCGGTAGTTTTTATCGAAACAAATATCCGTAGAATCTTTATTCACCACTTTTTTCCTGACCAGGAGAGGGTAACGGACCGCCAGATTCTTCCCCTTGTAGAGGAAACCCTTGATCGAAAAGATCCTCGTAACTGGTATTATGCCTTAATGGATTATGGTTCGGCCCTCCGTGGCGTTGAGAATCCAAACCGAAGAAGCGCACATTACAGCAGGCAATCGACCTTTGAAGGCTCCGACAGGCAGAAAAGAGGCGCTCTGCTCCGCTTGCTGACGGCCTCTCAAGGCAGAGCCAAGAGCTGCAAAGAACTTTCTACCGATATCGATACCGATCAGGAGAAGACAATGCAACTTCTTTCCGCCCTTGTCAGGGAGGGGTTCGTAGCGGAAAGTGCCGAGGGTTATCGAATACCTTCGTAG